The following proteins are co-located in the Macadamia integrifolia cultivar HAES 741 chromosome 3, SCU_Mint_v3, whole genome shotgun sequence genome:
- the LOC122073213 gene encoding uncharacterized protein LOC122073213, producing MSLAFPRISWWLWGGKDNETTVSSGASLNSSSDLGLGVRESDNIKFPSVKGGKMQSTPRRVKRKWHSREERRIDREYDLVLVPSDGGCLSGSESDDSDWSIGWLEPHASDFLSDDETESSFAVLVPCYGRGRRELVEVDSPKNQFLSAIGNLPNGANHILESKKYMEEWLSSLQNN from the exons ATGTCTTTGGCTTTCCCTCGAATTTCTTGGTGGTTGTGGGGTGGAAAAGATAACGAAACTACTGTGTCCTCCGGCGCTTCTTTGAATTCTTCATCTGATTTGGGGTTGGGAGTGCGAGAATCAGATAATATCAAATTTCCTTCAGTGAAAGGCGGTAAGATGCAGTCCACGCCAAGAAGGGTTAAGCGGAAATGGCACAGCCGAGAAGAACGAAGAATCGACAGGGAATATGATTTAGTGCTGGTTCCATCGGATGGTGGGTGTTTATCGGGTTCTGAGTCTGACGATTCCGATTGGTCTATTGGGTGGTTGGAACCCCATGCCTCTGATTTCCTGAGCGACGATGAGACAGAGAGCAGTTTTGCCGTGCTGGTTCCATGCTATGGACGTGGTCGTAGGGAGCTGGTGGAGGTGGACAGCCCCAAGAACCAGTTTTTGAGTGCCATCGGAAACCTGCCCAATGGTGCAAACCATATTCTAG AAAGCAAGAAGTATATGGAAGAGTGGTTATCTTCCCTTCAAAACAACTGA
- the LOC122073647 gene encoding protein NETWORKED 2A-like — translation MLQRAASNAYSWWWASHIRTKQSKWLEHNLQEMEERVKYMLKLIDEDGDSFAMRAEMYFRKRPELVNYVEEYYRAYRALAERYDHISGELQNANSTLANVFPEQVQFATDDEDDAGSPRKSTSSTNQNSPKGFPEPPKLNISKIPRFLRGTTALPTKKVQPKKATSSTSTNTTAFSLRMSTEEALQEIDRLQKGILALQTEKEFVKSSYESGAAKYWEIEMRISEMQQEVCMLQDDFGVASVIEDDEARTLMAATALKSCQVTLVQLQEKQEQSAEEARVENRRIKDAHEKLWTTKNVFLRDQMDRPDLSEQKYSVGSGSSLNNLEQEFSDPRQERLQLESRQENMRGPFDMNSDTYLTVTELAEKIDELVHKVISLETLVSSPTALLNRLRSETDELHENLQNLDEDKASLAKGSDNFIDKLRKLDYKLSGIQDLSRSFEDQNNHLQTQFTEARCNLSHLSEKLHSVKPDEVIDIPGSPLADMGIFHDAKKQEMSEEQDMPHTENSFLKVDPWENSDLNSIYEKQQFMKFDEGFDTCDSLKDDTEKQEPSQTEDYIVNADSWEISNLDYLWKELHSVKPGEEILDSSNTKVEKQDLFSTEDDSLNVDSQKNSYFNPFSEEVHFVKPGGEERKASFQDKVGKQDSSQTEENFFNLDSQGNCDPNHLPQNLDFMKPDEVVKISPQADRGTILDAIIHEKFEGKEEMVAPIGGSKNWKETKKEVEEETDKVQNPSLSGKNDEDGGPSKVRNTSDDVSGRYEASGQLNKVKKYNSKLEDSMSNVGSQQKAIEEGDEPNWQKLFLSGLEDREKVLLAEYTSILRNYKDAKKKLAEIEKKNRENAFETMVQLRDLKHANAIKDEEITSLRQKLSFLQTSFEGNLDTNISEFKDTQQGRPLGEMTEKSNSDASNLPATNSGQRQPIYSFLDDQNVGPEVRTNESIANG, via the exons ATGTTGCAGAGAGCTGCAAGCAATGCATATTCTTGGTGGTGGGCAAGCCACATCAGGACAAAGCAATCAAAATGGCTTGAACACAACCTTCAAG AAATGGAGGAGAGGGTGAAATACATGCTTAAACTTATTGATGAGGATGGAGACTCTTTTGCCATGAGGGCAGAAATGTACTTCAGGAAGAGACCTGAACTCGTTAATTATGTGGAAGAATATTACAGGGCATACCGAGCCCTGGCTGAGAGGTATGACCACATATCAGGAGAGCTACAAAATGCCAACAGCACCCTTGCCAATGTTTTTCCCGAGCAAGTTCAGTTTGCAACGGATGACGAAGATGATGCTGGTTCACCAAGAAAATCTACTTCCTCTACCAATCAAAATAGCCCCAAGGGCTTCCCTGAACCCCCAAAACTCAATATCTCTAAGATTCCAAGGTTCTTAAGGGGAACTACAGCATTACCAACAAAGAAAGTGCAACCCAAAAAAGCTACTTCATCTACTTCTACAAATACTACCGCTTTCAGTTTGCGGATGAGCACAGAGGAGGCACTTCAAGAGATCGATAGACTCCAGAAAGGGATATTGGCCCTACAGACTGAGAAGGAGTTTGTCAAGAGCTCATATGAGAGTGGGGCTGCGAAGTACTGGGAAATTGAGATGCGCATCAGTGAAATGCAACAGGAGGTTTGCATGTTACAAGACGATTTCGGTGTGGCATCAGTAATTGAGGACGATGAAGCACGGACTCTTATGGCAGCCACAGCTCTGAAATCATGCCAAGTGACCTTGGTGCAGTTGCAAGAGAAACAAGAGCAATCAGCTGAAGAAGCAAGAGTAGAGAACCGACGGATTAAAGATGCTCATGAAAAGTTGTGGACAACCAAGAATGTATTTCTCCGTGATCAGATGGATAGACCAGATCTATCTGAACAGAAATATTCTGTGGGTTCAGGTTCAAGCTTGAATAACTTGGAGCAAGAATTTAGTGATCCGAGACAGGAGAGACTCCAGTTGGAATCCAGACAGGAGAATATGAGGGGACCCTTTGATATGAACTCTGATACATATCTTACTGTGACAGAACTGGCAGAGAAGATTGATGAACTTGTACACAAAGTCATCAGTTTGGAGACTCTGGTGTCTTCTCCAACTGCTCTGCTAAATAGATTAAGATCAGAAACTGATGAACTCCATGAGAACCTGCAGAACTTGGATGAGGATAAGGCCTCTCTTGCCAAGGGTTCTGACAATTTTATAGACAAACTAAGGAAATTGGATTACAAGCTATCTGGGATCCAGGATCTCAGTCGGAGTTTTGAGGATCAAAACAACCACCTCCAAACACAGTTCACTGAAGCACGATGTAACCTCAGCCATCTTTCCGAGAAACTGCATTCCGTGAAGCCTGATGAGGTGATCGACATTCCAGGCTCACCTCTGGCAGATATGGGCATTTTTCATGATGCCAAGAAACAAGAAATGTCCGAGGAGCAGGATATGCCACACACCGAAAATAGTTTTCTCAAGGTAGACCCATGGGAGAATAGTGACCTCAACAGCATTTATGAGAAGCAGCAGTTTATGAAGTTTGATGAAGGGTTTGATACATGTGATTCATTGAAGGATGACACTGAGAAGCAGGAGCCATCCCAAACAGAAGATTATATTGTCAATGCTGACTCATGGGAGATTAGCAACCTTGATTACCTTTGGAAGGAATTGCATTCTGTGAAGCCTGGTGAAGAGATTTTGGATTCATCAAATACTAAAGTTGAGAAGCAGGACCTGTTCTCAACTGAAGATGATAGTCTCAATGTTGACTCACAGAAAAATAGTTACTTCAATCCCTTTTCAGAGGAAGTACATTTTGTGAAGCctggaggagaagagagaaaggctTCATTCCAGGACAAGGTTGGGAAGCAGGATTCATCCCAAACTGAAGAGAATTTTTTCAACCTTGATTCACAGGGAAATTGTGACCCCAATCACCTTCCTCAGAATCTGGATTTCATGAAGCCTGATGAGGTTGTCAAGATCTCACCTCAAGCAGATCGGGGAACTATTCTTGATGCCATCATACATGAAAAGTttgagggaaaggaagaaatggTGGCTCCTATTGGTGGGTCGAAGAACtggaaggaaacaaaaaaagaagtggAAGAGGAGACAGACAAGGTTCAGAATCCTAGCCTCAGTGGTAAAAATGATGAAGATGGTGGCCCTTCCAAGGTAAGAAATACCAGTGATGATGTTTCTGGAAGATATGAGGCCTCAGGGCAACTGAACAAAGTTAAGAAGTACAACTCCAAATTGGAAGATAGTATGTCAAATGTTGGCTCACAGCAGAAGGCAATCGAAGAAGGAGATGAACCAAACTGGCAAAAGTTGTTCTTAAGTGGATTGGAAGATAGAGAAAAGGTTCTATTGGCAGAGTACACTTCAATTCTTCGGAATTATAAGGATGCAAAGAAGAAGCTTGctgaaatagagaagaaaaaccGGGAAAATGCCTTTGAAACAATGGTGCAACTAAGGGACCTGAAGCATGCCAATGCCATTAAGGATGAGGAGATTACATCTTTACGTCAAAAACTAAGCTTTCTGCAGACAAGTTTTGAAGGAAATCTGGATACCAACATTtcagaatttaaagacacacaACAGGGAAGGCCCCTTGGTGAAAtgacagaaaaatcaaactccGATGCTTCCAATCTCCCAGCTACAAATTCAGGCCAGCGGCAGCCAATTTACAGTTTCTTAGATGACCAAAATGTTGGACCTGAAGTCAGAACCAACGAATCTATTGCAAATGGA